The Candidatus Zixiibacteriota bacterium genome contains the following window.
AGACGATGAACACCGCCTTTACACAAGTGTCGGTGTCGGTTCAGATGTACGGAATGAATACCGCACCCGATCCCGACACCAGTCTGATACTGGAGAGATTCCAGAACAGGATCCAGTTCAACAACACTGAGTTGGAATTTGTCGGAATCGTCGGAGTTACCTGGGAACAGGATTCTCTAATCTGGAACGTTACTTTGGATCATGGCGCATTCTACAATATTAATGTGTCGGGAGTCGATGGCGACTTGAAGTTCAAAGAGAATGCCTGGGACACGGTGTACGCTCTGAAATTCAATGTACTCTGCGCTAACTCGGATCAGATCGATCTTGATCTTACCATCGATGACGAAAATTGCTGGTACAACAGTGTTGTACTCGACGGCGGCGGATTCGATGAAGAGTACGATGGTTGGGGCGATTCCGATCCGAACAATGGGCCGAATGGCTATGCACACATAATGGAATACAAAGCTCGTGCTCATATCGAAGAGGAAACGGTCTACTTGGGCGACATGTCACACTATGTGACAGTGTGGCTTGATGAGACCAACTACATGTTCTCCGAATTCGAACACTGCATCACTTTTGACAACACGCTGTATGAATGTACCGGGTATGCCCCCGAATGGGTCGCAGCCTGCATGTTGTATAGCGAATTCGACGTGGATGGAGACTCGATTTACATACACTGCTGGAATCCATCCTGGTATCCAGGAATGGATGTTGTAACGTCTCCGAAAGCAATGTACACACTGGAGTTCGAGTTGATCACACCTTCCGGTCAGGGTGCAGAGGATAACGATACCAGCTGGGTGGCCTTCAATCCGAATTCGGAAAACTGCATCTCGCCATATTCTTGCGAGGGACTCTGCGCCTCTACCACACAGGTGCTGGAGGATGGCGCTCTGATCATTCCCGAATACACCGTGGATGTCTATCTGGAATTCGACGATGACTACCGAGAACCGGGCGAATCTGCGTATCTGGATGTCTGGATCAGGAACACGTTCCCGGCTGGATTGATAGGAACCGGGAATATACAATTGCTGATCGAGCACGATTCACGGCTGGCGTTCGAGGGTGAGACCTTTGTGAATTCGGATGTCAATATCTCTGCCAGCCGGGTGAACGGTTACGATATGGTTTCGATCACGCTGCTTCCTGGATCTCAGGGGTATCTTGATCCCTCCGGGGATTCTGTGCTCTACTGCACGCTCGAGTTCGCAATTGATGGCGAGGCCACCTATGACTGCCCGGACGAGGTTGCCGCATGGGTGATCGACTACTTCACTCCACAGCATCAAACCGAGGTTGTGGACACCACAGGCACCATCTCGTGCACGATGGCTCCGGAGAACCTGAAGCTAACGGCTATCGATGACTCCTTCGTGCCTTGGTGCAAGTCCTTCTATGCTAACAACGTGGCGGGCGGCTCCAATGTCTGGCAGCCGGTTTTCTTGTGGACGGATGTCGATATCGACTCTGTAAACTTTGAGATCACGTGGGATGACAGCAAATTCTGCCTTCTCAATGATACTTATAAATTGCCGGGTTTGAACGTCACTAACGTTGGCGACGGCGCGAAATGGTACCACGGCAGCAGCCTGGGAATCTCCGGGGGTGGTAGCACCATGATTCTGAATCTGCATTTCGGTGCGGAGGAAACCGGTGATGTCACGGGAACGACACACATATATGAGCCGTTCCAGTACTTCACTCATATTGTAGACATCTACAATGAAACGCACTATCCGGCGGCCCAGGGCGGAACCGTAACGACCCATCTCGAGGTTTGGCAGGGGTCAACGTGCCCGAACGATCCGCCGCCTCAAAAGGTTGCGGGTCTAATTCTCCCTCAGGAGTTCGCACTTCATCAGAACTACCCGAATCCATTCAATCCGAATACGACAGTAGCGTTCGATATCGGAACATTCAGTTGGGTGAAACTGGAGATATTCAATATATTGGGACAGGTGGTGGCTACGCTGATTGACAGCCCGATGGATGCAGGCAGCTACGAAGTCGAGTGGAATGCCGGACCTGAGATTTCATCCGGTGTTTACTTCTACAGAGTGGAGGCAGGCGACTTCACCGACACCAAGAAGATGATGCTTTTGAAATAGTGTGGTCGTAACGTGCAGGGCTGCAGATGCAGCCCTGCATGTGTCTCCGGATTCTATAGCAGTTTGTAGGTCAGGCCCAGAGAGAGCGTCTCTTTGAACCTGCCGCCGAGGTCGACCTCTTTATCATACAGCAATTGAGTGTAGAGCTGCACCTGGATGTACTTCGACACTGACGCTGTTACAGTGTTTTCGAAGTTGACATCGATTGCTTTCCAGAAATCCGCTTCCGGTAAGCCCTTCAGATCGTCTTTTTTCGAGTTGAAAAGCGCTTTGAAGAGTGAGAGTTTCGAGGTGAATGCTACGTCCTTATCGATGATGATGTTGAAATCGGAGACGGATTCGAGACCACCATCCGTGCGAGTATTTGTCTTAGTCGTGCGAATCGCGAGAGAATCGATATCACGTGAGATATGCTCCCTCACCGCAAGACCAAGCCGGGAGATCAACTCATCTTTTTCGGGTCGATGCCAGAGTTTCTTTGCGATACCGCCTGAGAATGTAAGCAGCATCGGATTGATGAACCTCTTGAATGTCGGCTCCGAAGCGTCCATGAACTGTGACTCGAATCTTCCGGCGAAGTATGGGTCGACTATCCAATTCATTGTCAGCCGCTGCACCGATTCCACGTCTATATTGTCGGTAGACTTGACCGGCTTCGCCCACTTCTTCGTCTCCTGCTCCTGTGTGTGTGTCTGACCGAATGCCAGCTTCACCGTCGTCTTACTGTTGAGTTTTGGGGAAACTTGCTTTTCAAAGACGCCGTTGGCGGCGGAAATCCAGGTGACATTCCCTGCCTCACCACCGGTCCAGTTGTCTGAGTAACTGTTCTGCGTGACGTTGAAGTTGAGATCGAACGTCTTCTTCCAGCCGGTAGAATCTGCCTGGCCAAATGAGCTTGCACCCAGTAGCAGACAGATGATTGAGAGCATCACGACCAATTGTGTCAGCCTGATCACTACTTGTTCCTCCCTGGTTTGTATTTACCGTCTTCGTTTAATTCGCGTCAAATGTCGCGACGTCTTTGCGACACCGACCCTTCCGTCGTATTACTCAAAAGGCAAAAAACTCTTTGTCGACCCAAAGGTTCCGCATATAATGATCAAATAAATCTGTTTACGGACGGTATTCTATATGAAAATGGTAAGTGTAAGTCAACTCTACAAGTCCTTTGGTCAGATTGAAGCTGTCAAAGACCTTAGTTTCAATGTCTCCCAAGGCGAGATTTTTGGCCTTCTGGGACCCAACGGAGCCGGCAAGACAACTACTATTACAATGATAGTTGGTATGCAGGACCCTACCAGCGGAACCATTGAAGTGGCCGGGCGAAATGTCGCGACAGAGCCGACTGAGGTCAAGAAACGTATCGGTTACGTGCCGGAAAATTGTGCGCTGTATGAAAACCTGACCGCTCGAGAGTATCTTGAATTGATAGGGAATCTGC
Protein-coding sequences here:
- a CDS encoding T9SS type A sorting domain-containing protein — encoded protein: MKRNTVTIALMIVVVSLIMVSAFTNLLAGDKGGGILPPLYPCENTSSYIIKVDICSDTGGIVETMNTAFTQVSVSVQMYGMNTAPDPDTSLILERFQNRIQFNNTELEFVGIVGVTWEQDSLIWNVTLDHGAFYNINVSGVDGDLKFKENAWDTVYALKFNVLCANSDQIDLDLTIDDENCWYNSVVLDGGGFDEEYDGWGDSDPNNGPNGYAHIMEYKARAHIEEETVYLGDMSHYVTVWLDETNYMFSEFEHCITFDNTLYECTGYAPEWVAACMLYSEFDVDGDSIYIHCWNPSWYPGMDVVTSPKAMYTLEFELITPSGQGAEDNDTSWVAFNPNSENCISPYSCEGLCASTTQVLEDGALIIPEYTVDVYLEFDDDYREPGESAYLDVWIRNTFPAGLIGTGNIQLLIEHDSRLAFEGETFVNSDVNISASRVNGYDMVSITLLPGSQGYLDPSGDSVLYCTLEFAIDGEATYDCPDEVAAWVIDYFTPQHQTEVVDTTGTISCTMAPENLKLTAIDDSFVPWCKSFYANNVAGGSNVWQPVFLWTDVDIDSVNFEITWDDSKFCLLNDTYKLPGLNVTNVGDGAKWYHGSSLGISGGGSTMILNLHFGAEETGDVTGTTHIYEPFQYFTHIVDIYNETHYPAAQGGTVTTHLEVWQGSTCPNDPPPQKVAGLILPQEFALHQNYPNPFNPNTTVAFDIGTFSWVKLEIFNILGQVVATLIDSPMDAGSYEVEWNAGPEISSGVYFYRVEAGDFTDTKKMMLLK
- a CDS encoding DUF3078 domain-containing protein; translated protein: MIRLTQLVVMLSIICLLLGASSFGQADSTGWKKTFDLNFNVTQNSYSDNWTGGEAGNVTWISAANGVFEKQVSPKLNSKTTVKLAFGQTHTQEQETKKWAKPVKSTDNIDVESVQRLTMNWIVDPYFAGRFESQFMDASEPTFKRFINPMLLTFSGGIAKKLWHRPEKDELISRLGLAVREHISRDIDSLAIRTTKTNTRTDGGLESVSDFNIIIDKDVAFTSKLSLFKALFNSKKDDLKGLPEADFWKAIDVNFENTVTASVSKYIQVQLYTQLLYDKEVDLGGRFKETLSLGLTYKLL